A window from Fragaria vesca subsp. vesca linkage group LG5, FraVesHawaii_1.0, whole genome shotgun sequence encodes these proteins:
- the LOC101297841 gene encoding cytochrome c oxidase subunit 5C-2-like — MAGHKVAHATLKGPSVVKEIIIGAVLGLAAGGLWKMHHWNEQRKVRTFYDLLEKGEISVVAEE, encoded by the coding sequence ATGGCTGGTCACAAGGTTGCTCATGCCACATTGAAAGGACCAAGTGTTGTTAAGGAGATAATCATAGGGGCGGTGCTTGGTTTGGCTGCGGGAGGCCTTTGGAAAATGCATCACTGGAATGAGCAGAGGAAAGTAAGGACATTCTATGACTTGCTGGAGAAGGGTGAAATCAGTGTCGTTGCCGAAGAATAG
- the LOC101302083 gene encoding TMV resistance protein N-like: protein MGKEIVCKESPNDAGRRSRIWFHEDVYRVLTENTGSKEVKGIRVELPREDEIFLSANCFENMKNLQLFININGRFSGEVSYLPNQLRFLDWPGFPTQSLPSDFNPQKLVKLNMPNSRISRLGQGLKNMQNLKFLSFESCKFLTEIPDLSGRFPNLKWLKLTSCASLAELHPSVGFLDKLVFLDLNHCCNLKTFPRMVNMKSLQEINLGGCKRLENFPEIVGRMESLNMMDLSGTAIKELPSSIGYHLFNLSRLYLFNCENLKSLPLSINELQRLWSLELTGCPKLELTPVSNKVEYGEASNSNISHYDKQISSENDDGRGNFVFPSLQSFGRGGCNISDCDFLVTLYASTLHWLDLSHNNFVSLPTGLTKFIKLKHLLLTGCKMLQEVTKLPPNLQLLCVRDCVSLERISKLSNILKHQELQMFLWLDLTNCWRLCDNLVREAGKNGLLVNDDHQVETDLFSLFLSPQKSAFSVRLPRSREISKWFSCLMDFRGNGRSEFHIQVLTNFKWQNTGLALCVDVSENTLNGKFEIFFNEVRVKIGGFSHYPQFDGDTAVLLFYIPFDGMDVYPAFGYTRPVPPFQCRVTICQTYGGPMKSCGMHLVMPPNEVRMELSQALCHTNTTEADCLLYVLDSIDIAYNVTFANCRLSEMAGHTIADAEGPSVVDEICSITMHHWKV from the exons ATGGGAAAAGAAATAGTTTGTAAAGAGTCACCCAATGATGCTGGCAGACGTAGCAGAATATGGTTTCATGAGGATGTTTATCGTGTTTTAACCGAAAATACA GGCTCAAAAGAAGTCAAAGGAATCAGAGTTGAGCTACCAAGGGAAGATGAGATATTCTTGAGTGCTAATTGCTTTGAAAATATGAAAAATCTACAACTTTTTATAAACATCAATGGACGCTTTTCTGGAGAGGTTAGTTATCTTCCAAATCAGTTGAGGTTCCTTGATTGGCCTGGTTTCCCAACACAATCTTTGCCATCCGACTTCAATCCCCAAAAACTTGTCAAGTTGAATATGCCAAACAGTCGCATCTCACGACTTGGGCAAGGACTCAAG AATATGCAAAACCTGAAATTTTTAAGTTTTGAGAGTTGCAAATTCCTAACAGAGATCCCTGACTTGTCTGGAAGGTTCCCAAACTTGAAGTGGTTGAAGTTAACTTCCTGTGCAAGTTTAGCTGAGTTGCATCCTTCTGTTGGATTCCTTGATAAGCTTGTCTTCTTGGATCTTAATCATTGTTGTAACCTTAAGACGTTTCCAAGAATGGTCAACATGAAATCTCTGCAAGAAATTAATTTGGGAGGCTGCAAGAGGCTGGAGAACTTCCCAGAAATTGTGGGAAGGATGGAATCCTTAAACATGATGGATTTATCTGGAACTGCCATCAAAGAACTGCCTTCATCAATTGGATATCATCTCTTTAATCTTTCTCGGTTGTATTTATTCAATTGTGAAAACCTGAAGTCTCTGCCGCTCAGCATTAATGAGTTGCAACGGCTATGGAGCCTTGAACTCACAGGTTGCCCAAAACTGGAGCTTACTCCAGTTTCTAATAAGGTGGAATACGGTGAAGCGTCCAACTCAAACATTTCACATTACGACAAGCAAATTTCGTCAGAAAATGACGATGGTCGAGGCAATTTTGTGTTTCCTTCCCTACAGAGTTTCGGTAGAGGAGGATGCAATATTTCAGACTGTGATTTCCTTGTGACGCTTTATGCGTCCACCTTACACTGGCTTGATCTCTCACACAACAATTTTGTTAGTCTTCCCACTGGCCTTACCAAATTTATCAAATTGAAGCACCTTTTATTGACTGGGTGCAAGATGCTTCAAGAAGTTACGAAGCTTCCACCAAATCTGCAACTGTTATGTGTTAGAGATTGCGTATCTTTGGAAAGAATTTCAAAGTTATCGAACATTTTGAAACATCAAGAATTGCAAATGTTTTTGTGGTTGGACTTGACAAATTGCTGGAGACTGTGTGACAATCTGGTTCGGGAGGCAGGCAAGAATGGTTTATTAGTGAATGATGATCATCAAGTGGAGACTGATCTCTTTTCTCTTTTTCTCTCTCCTCAGAAGTCTGCTTTCAGCGTCAGATTACCAAGAAGTCGTGAAATTTCAAAGTGGTTCAGCTGCCTAATGGATTTCAGAGGGAATGGACGGAGTGAATTTCATATTCAAGTCCTTACTAATTTCAAATGGCAGAACACAGGATTGGCTCTATGTGTCGACGTTTCTGAAAACACGCTAAACGGGAAGTTTGAAATTTTTTTCAACGAAGTACGAGTGAAGATTGGTGGTTTTAGTCATTATCCCCAGTTTGATGGTGATACTGCTGTGTTGCTGTTTTATATTCCTTTTGATGGAATGGATGTGTATCCGGCGTTTGGTTATACGCGTCCGGTGCCACCTTTTCAATGTCGAGTTACTATTTGTCAAACTTACGGGGGTCCCATGAAAAGCTGCGGGATGCATCTGGTAATGCCACCAAATGAAGTGCGTATGGAACTATCCCAGGCACTGTGCCACACAAATACAACCGAAGCAG ATTGTCTGCTTTATGTTTTGGATTCAATCGACATTGCTTATAATGTGACTTTTGCCAACTGCAGATTAAGTGAAATGGCTGGTCACACAATTGCTGATGCTGAAGGACCAAGTGTTGTCGATGAGATATGTAGCATCACTATGCATCACTGGAAAGTCTAG
- the LOC101301209 gene encoding non-lysosomal glucosylceramidase-like, translating into MGDKENGFAERDDQHSESSIDKVDPGKPAYLTWQRKVNSTGKAVVEFNLTLKEVIHMAPIGIRLWRHQREETAKGREIMIDPFTKRARSSSHGVPLGGMGGGSIGRSLKGEFQRWQLLPKTCEEDPVLADQFSVFVSRTNGEKYSSVLCPRNPDVKGNNASGIGSWDWNLKGDKSTYHALFPRAWSIYEGEPDPALKIVCRQISPIIPHNYKESSFPVSVFTFTLYNSGSTAANTTLLFTWANSIGGLSEFSGQHVNSRAKVKDGVHSVLLHHKTATGKSPVTFAIAAEQTDGIHVSECPCFVISGDSKGISAKDMWNEIKQHGSFDGLNSAETSLPSEQGSSIGAAVAASVTVPPDGVRTVTFSLAWDSPEIIMGGKTYYRRYTKFFGTHGNAAANIAHDAILEHHNWESQIEAWQRPILEDKRLPEWYPVTLFNELYYLNSGGTIWTDGSPPVHSLVSIGGRKFSLDKSSLGVKNIIDAPQQNDTAVDILGRMTTILEQIHMPVASNSAFGPNLLQEGEENIGQFLYLEGVEYHMWNTYDVHFYSSFALVMLFPKLELSIQRDFAAAVMMHDPSKMSVLCDGKLVQRKVLGAVPHDIGIHDPWFEVNAYNVYNTDRWKDLNPKFVLQIYRDVVATGDKKFAEAVWPSVYVAMAYMEQFDRDGDGMIENEGFPDQTYDTWSVTGVSAYCGGLWLAALQAASALAREVGDKGSEDYFWCKFQKAKVVYEKLWNGSYFNYDNSGQSASASIQADQLAGQWYTGACGLMPIVDQDKAQSALEKVYNYNVLKVKNGKLGAVNGMLPDGTVDMTTLQSREIWSGVTYAVAATMIQEDMLDMAFHTAGGVHAAAWSEEGLGYSFQTPEAWTTTGEFRSLAYMRPLAIWAMQWALSRPNKVLNRETRAEVDQVSLLRDEAGFARVAQLLKLPPEEAASRSILQVVYDYTCKRMM; encoded by the exons ATGGGTGACAAGGAGAATGGGTTTGCTGAAAGAGATGATCAACATTCTGAGTCTTCAATTGACAAG GTTGACCCGGGGAAACCTGCATATCTGACGTGGCAGCGAAAAGTAAACAGCACGGGAAAGGCTGTCGTGGAGTTCAATCTAACTTTGAAAGAAGTTATTCATATG GCTCCAATTGGAATTCGTCTATGGCGCCATCAACGAGAAGAAACAGCTAAAGGAAGG GAGATTATGATTGATCCATTTACTAAGCGCGCTCGATCATCTAGTCATGGTGTACCACTTGGTGGTATGGG TGGAGGAAGTATCGGAAGAAGTTTAAAAGGTGAATTTCAGCGCTGGCAGCTACTCCCCAAAACATGTGAAGAGGATCCAGTTTTAGCAGATCAATTTTCT GTATTTGTTTCCCGCACCAATGGTGAAAAGTATTCTAGTGTACTCTGTCCAAGAAACCCAGATGTCAA AGGAAACAACGCTTCAGGGATTGGATCTTGGGACTGGAATTTGAAGGGGGATAAATCTACCTATCATGCCCTTTTCCCAAGGGCTTGGTCTATTTATGAGG GTGAACCTGACCCAGCACTTAAAATAGTCTGTCGTCAAATTTCACCCATTATTCCTCATAACTACAAGGAGAGCAGCTTCCCTGTCTCCGTTTTTACTTTCACG CTGTATAATTCAGGAAGTACTGCTGCAAATACCACCTTGCTTTTCACATGGGCA AATTCTATTGGAGGGCTTTCTGAATTTTCTGGTCAACATGTTAATTCAAGAGCAAA GGTGAAGGATGGCGTGCATAGCGTGCTTCTACATCACAA GACTGCAACTGGAAAATCCCCAGTGACGTTTGCAATAGCAGCAGAGCAGACTGATGGCATTCACGTGTCAGAGTGCCCTTGCTTTGTGATATCTGGTGACTCCAAGGGCATTAGCGCTAAAGACATGTGGAATGAAATAAAACAG CATGGATCGTTTGACGGTCTTAATTCAGCTGAAACATCATTACCTTCAGAACAAGGGTCGTCTATTGGGGCAGCCGTTGCTGCATCTGTGACAGTACCACCAGATGGAGTACGTACTGTAACATTTTCACTGGCATGGGATAGCCCTGAAATAATTATGGGTGGAAAGACTTATTACAG GCGTTACACTAAATTCTTTGGCACACATGGGAATGCAGCTGCAAATATTGCTCATGATGCAATTCTTG AGCATCACAATTGGGAATCACAAATCGAGGCATGGCAAAGACCGATACTTGAAGATAAGAGGCTTCCTGAATG GTACCCTGTTACTTTGTTCAATGAGCTATATTATCTTAATTCTGGCGGCACAATTTGGACAG ATGGATCACCTCCTGTGCATAGTTTAGTAAGTATTGGAGGAAGGAAGTTTTCTCTTGATAAATCCTCATTAGGTGTGAAAAACATCATTGATGCACCCCAGCAAAATGATACTGCTGTTGACATTCTTGGAAGGATGACTACAATACTTGAGCAAATTCACATGCCCGTGGCATCAAATTCTGCATTTGGACCAAATCTGCTTCAGGAGGGAGAAGAAAACATTGGTCAATTCCTTTATCTTGAAGGAGTTGAATATCACATGTGGAACACTTATGATGTCCATTTTTACTCATCTTTTGCACTGGTCATGCTATTTCCAAAACTTGAACTCAGCATACAAAGAGACTTCGCAGCAGCAGTAATGATGCATGACCCTAGTAAGATGAGTGTTTTATGTGATGGGAAGTTGGTCCAAAGAAAGGTTCTTGGAGCTGTTCCCCATGATATTGGGATCCATGATCCATGGTTTGAAGTAAACGCTTATAATGTTTATAACACAGATAGATGGAAAGACTTGAATCCTAAGTTTGTTCTCCAAATTTATAGGGATGTGGTTGCCACTGGTGATAAGAAGTTTGCAGAAGCTGTTTGGCCTTCTGTTTATGTTGCAATGGCTTATATGGAACAATTTGACCGGGATGGTGATGGTATGATTGAGAATGAAGGCTTTCCTGATCAAACCTATGATACATGGTCTGTCACTGGTGTGAGTGCATATTGTGGTGGGTTGTGGTTAGCAGCTCTGCAAGCTGCTTCAGCCTTGGCACGTGAAGTAGGTGACAAGGGTTCTGAGGATTATTTTTGGTGCAAGTTTCAGAAGGCAAAAGTGGTGTATGAAAAATTATGGAATGGATCTTACTTCAACTATGATAACAGTGGTCAAAGTGCAAGTGCATCAATTCAAGCAGATCAATTGGCCGGACAATG GTATACCGGAGCATGTGGACTTATGCCAATCGTTGATCAAGACAAGGCACAAAGTGCATTGGAAAAGGTTTATAATTACAATGTCTTAAAGGTGAAGAATGGGAAATTGGGGGCTGTTAACGGGATGCTTCCTGATGGAACTGTTGACATGACAACATTGCAGTCGAGAGAAATATGGTCTGGGGTCACATATGCTGTTGCTGCAACAATGATCCAAGAAGATATGCTTGACATGGCATTTCATACTGCTGGTGGAGTCCATGCAGCTGCGTGGTCTGAAGAAGGTCTTGG ATACTCTTTTCAGACTCCTGAAGCTTGGACCACCACTGGGGAATTCAGATCATTAGCTTACATGCGCCCGCTTGCCATATGGGCAATGCAATGGGCATTATCAAGACCTAATAAGGTTCTTAACCGAGAGACAAGAGCAGAAGTTGATCAAGTTTCTTTGCTCCGGGATGAGGCTGGATTCGCAAGAGTTGCTCAGCTTTTAAAGTTGCCGCCAGAGGAAGCAGCATCCAGAAGCATTTTACAGGTTGTTTATGATTATACTTGCAAGAGGATGATGTGA
- the LOC101301502 gene encoding TMV resistance protein N-like translates to MDFPLPKRRKTNTDSINTTQEEASPSSSSPLTRSSPYDVFLSFRGVDTRNNFTGHLYTYLVQKGINTFMDDEELRKGEEISSSLLKAIQGSKISILIFSENYASSGWCLDELVEILKCKKLNQQLVWPVFYKVDPSDVRYQKGKYGEALAKHECRFKENMDKVQRWRTALREAADFSGWTFFDGRHEANFISTIAEEISAQVSKRSCLNVAKYPVGIESRVQDLLRLLDVGGSDVRMVGIWGIGGIGKTTIANELFNSFRHKFEGWCFLANVRKDSVSHQGLVGLQNNLLNEILGGRKMEMTNADRGIQVIKDRLRSKRVLIVLDDVNELNQLDKLAGGLDWFGRGSRIIITTRDKGLLISHQVNAIYTAKALDDDEARNLLILNALKGNKNPDEFVKFPIDDAVRFAHGLPLAINILGSLLSGRSINQWYDTIDCFTRSPDRDIQTVLQTSYDVLQYPLKEAFLDIACFFKGKDKEYVMQALEGSNTLTPVHALEVLEEKALIKIEKSGRISMHDLLEEMGKEIVLRESPTDAGSRSRIWFHEDVYHVLTENTGSKEVKGIRVELPREYEIRLTAKSFKKMKNLQLFININACFSGEVNYLPNKLRFLDWPGFPAQSLPSEFNPQKLVNLNMPNSRISRVGQGLKNLQNLKSLSFRSCEFLIELPNLSGMFPNLERLDLNSCTSLAELHPSVGSLDKLVHFDLTDCYSLKMFPNIGNMKSLQYLDLGGCRRLESFPQMNGRMESLTHMNVSGTAITEVPSSIGYHLFNLQFLILQKCENLSNLPLSIFDLQKLFYLELTGCPKLVLPFPNKVKYGEVPTPTSNSKNSSLYSKETSSERESDDADVKDQGNSVFPSLEYLNAGGCNISNCDFLVTLGYASNIEALNFSESNFVNLPACISTFTNLSHLILNGCKRLQEVPELPPNLQVLEVRGCKSLERISKLSNILKHEESQMFWWLDLTNCWRLCHNLVQYAEKKGWLVNDDDHQVGDDLLSLFLCSQKSAFGVVFPASYEIPKFFSCQMDFTGNGLFEFYIQVLPNFQWHNTGLALCVAGEEVLDWEFEIRINEARVLTDHCLNEGDSPLLGLQYIPFDTIRFDSLPPFICRVSIFQSLYTNVVPMKRCGVHLVMPPNEECMKLTHAQNIRNRLKAVDDSYELKSSDSHTKLAKSLREDGPSGLKSLIDY, encoded by the exons ATGGATTTCCCATTACCAAAGAGAAGAAAAACCAATACGGATTCAATCAATACGACACAAGAAGAGGCATCTCCTTCTTCTTCTTCTCCTCTCACCCGTTCAAGTCCATACGATGTCTTTTTGAGTTTTCGAGGTGTGGATACTCGAAACAACTTCACTGGCCATTTGTACACTTACTTGGTACAGAAAGGAATTAATACCTTCATGGATGACGAAGAGCTTAGAAAAGGAGAAGAAATATCATCTTCACTTCTCAAAGCAATTCAAGGGTCAAAGATTTCTATACTCATCTTCTCTGAAAACTACGCATCCTCAGGGTGGTGTTTGGATGAACTTGTTGAGATCCTAAAATGTAAGAAGCTGAATCAACAACTGGTTTGGCCGGTGTTTTACAAGGTGGATCCTTCCGATGTTCGGTACCAGAAGGGTAAATATGGTGAGGCACTTGCTAAACATGAGTGCAGATTCAAGGAAAACATGGACAAGGTCCAAAGATGGAGAACAGCTCTTAGGGAAGCAGCAGACTTCTCAGGGTGGACTTTCTTCGACGG AAGGCATGAAGCTAACTTCATCAGTACGATTGCCGAAGAGATTTCAGCACAAGTATCAAAACGTAGTTGCTTAAATGTGGCAAAGTATCCCGTTGGAATAGAATCTCGTGTACAAGATCTGCTTAGGCTTTTAGATGTCGGAGGAAGTGATGTTCGCATGGTTGGTATATGGGGTATTGGAGGAATAGGCAAAACAACAATTGCTAACGAATTATTCAACTCATTCCGCCATAAGTTTGAAGGTTGGTGTTTCTTGGCAAATGTTAGAAAAGATTCAGTATCCCATCAAGGCCTAGTTGGACTACAAAATAATCTTCTTAATGAGATCTTAGGGGGGCGGAAAATGGAGATGACTAATGCTGATAGAGGAATCCAGGTGATTAAGGACAGATTGCGTAGTAAAAGGGTCCTCATAGTTCTTGATGATGTGAATGAATTGAACCAGTTGGACAAATTAGCTGGAGGATTGGATTGGTTTGGTCGTGGCAGTAGAATTATCATAACAACAAGAGATAAAGGTTTGCTAATTTCTCATCAAGTTAACGCAATATACACAGCCAAGGCATTAGATGACGATGAAGCTCGTAACCTCTTGATTTTGAATGCCTTAAAGGGAAACAAAAATCCAGATGAGTTTGTGAAATTCCCAATTGATGATGCTGTACGCTTTGCTCACGGCCTTCCATTAGCTATAAACATTTTAGGCTCACTTCTCTCTGGTAGGAGTATAAATCAATGGTATGATACAATAGATTGTTTCACCAGATCTCCTGACAGAGATATCCAAACAGTCCTTCAAACAAGTTACGATGTATTGCAATATCCACTGAAAGAAGCATTTCTTGACATTGCATGTTTCTTTAAAGGTAAAGATAAGGAGTATGTGATGCAAGCACTGGAGGGTTCTAATACTCTCACCCCTGTACATGCTCTTGAAGTACTTGAAGAGAAGGCCCTTATAAAGATTGAGAAATCTGGTCGGATTTCGATGCATGACTTGCTGGAGGAAATGGGAAAAGAAATAGTTCTTAGAGAGTCACCCACTGATGCTGGCAGTCGTAGCAGAATATGGTTTCATGAGGATGTTTACCATGTTTTAACCGAAAATACA GGCTCAAAAGAAGTTAAAGGCATCAGAGTAGAGCTACCAAGAGAATATGAGATACGCTTGACTGCTAAAAGCTTTAAAAAGATGAAAAATCTTCAGCTTTTTATAAACATCAATGCATGCTTCTCTGGAGAGGTCAATTATCTTCCAAATAAGTTGAGGTTCCTTGATTGGCCTGGATTCCCAGCACAATCTTTACCATCGGAGTTCAATCCCCAAAAACTTGTCAATCTCAATATGCCAAACAGTCGCATCTCACGAGTTGGGCAAGGACTCAAG AATTTGCAAAATTTGAAATCTCTAAGCTTCAGGAGTTGTGAATTCCTAATAGAACTCCCCAACTTGTCTGGAATGTTTCCGAATTTGGAGAGGTTGGATTTAAATTCCTGTACAAGTTTAGCTGAGTTGCATCCGTCTGTCGGTTCCCTTGATAAGCTTGTTCACTTTGATCTTACGGACTGCTATTCCCTTAAGATGTTTCCAAACATAGGCAACATGAAATCTCTGCAATATCTTGATTTGGGAGGCTGCAGGAGGCTCGAGAGCTTTCCACAAATGAATGGAAGGATGGAGTCATTAACACACATGAATGTTTCTGGAACTGCCATCACAGAAGTGCCTTCATCAATTGGATATCATCTGTTTAATCTTCAATTTTTGATTTTACAGAAATGTGAAAACCTTTCGAATCTGCCTCTCAGCATTTTTGATTTGCAAAAGCTGTTTTATTTAGAACTCACAGGTTGCCCAAAACTGGTGCTTCCATTTCCAAATAAGGTGAAATACGGTGAAGTGCCAACTCCAACGTCTAACTCAAAGAATTCTTCACTTTACAGCAAGGAAACTTCATCAGAAAGAGAAAGTGACGATGCTGATGTTAAAGATCAAGGAAATTCAGTGTTTCCTTCACTAGAGTACTTGAACGCAGGAGGATGCAATATTTCAAACTGTGATTTTCTTGTGACGCTTGGTTATGCCTCCAACATTGAAGCGCTTAATTTTTCAGAAAGCAATTTTGTTAATCTTCCTGCATGCATTAGCACATTTACCAACTTGAGTCACCTTATCTTGAATGGATGCAAGAGGCTTCAAGAAGTTCCGGAGCTTCCACCAAATTTGCAAGTGTTAGAAGTGAGAGGTTGCAAATCATTGGAAAGAATTTCAAAGTTATCAAACATTTTGAAGCATGAAGAATCGCAAATGTTTTGGTGGTTGGACTTGACCAATTGCTGGAGACTGTGTCACAATCTGGTTCAGTATGCAGAGAAGAAAGGTTGGTTAGTGAATGATGATGATCATCAGGTGGGGGATGATCTCTTGTCTCTTTTTCTCTGTTCTCAGAAGTCTGCATTCGGGGTTGTGTTTCCAGCAAGTTATGAAATTCCAAAGTTTTTCAGCTGTCAAATGGATTTCACAGGAAATGGACTGTTTGAATTCTATATTCAAGTCCTTCCTAATTTCCAATGGCACAACACAGGATTGGCTCTATGTGTTGCTGGTGAAGAGGTGCTAGACTGGGAATTTGAAATTCGAATCAATGAAGCAAGAGTACTGACGGATCATTGTCTCAATGAAGGCGATTCGCCTCTTCTGGGGCTGCAGTATATTCCGTTCGATACAATTCGATTTGATTCACTGCCACCTTTTATCTGTCGAGTTAGTATATTTCAATCTCTCTATACTAACGTGGTTCCTATGAAACGCTGCGGAGTGCACCTGGTAATGCCACCAAATGAAGAGTGTATGAAACTTACACATGCACAGAACATCAGGAACAGACTCAAAGCAG TGGACGATTCTTATGAACTCAAATCAAGCGACTCTCACACCAAGTTGGCAAAGAGCTTAAGAGAAGACGGCCCGTCAGGACTCAAGAGCCTAATTGATTATTGA